One Pseudothermotoga sp. genomic window carries:
- a CDS encoding S-layer homology domain-containing protein, whose amino-acid sequence MKKAFILVMVLVAGLIFAQAFSDVPVNHWAYEAVTELAKLGIISGMPDGTFQGNNPMTRYQVAVALKKLIDYLTKRISTASPADLQNALRRISALEDLVSTAINRTQRQGEQLAVTDQTLQTVLAEISNLKSTIVEISQVRRDLPTMIAASESKMMTMYNQLSSKVAAVEKSVSELQAQISAQIMSQVKGSIDAVNAKVSEIDGKLNSLSNTLSSRIDALSKSLDSTKADLTALSKRVDGVESNLQALTTLRKGLSDLEGRVAALETKVASDVDGLRKALDTTARQLDARLSLLEGQVASLVTDVEKLKKDVAEATSAAKKVGILEGNVGTLAGQMTSLSQKVSQNEQNIANLSKKIDSKPWMSDIEATTVDLSKKISDAYNMGLIGIIVGAAGAVLGIIGLMMAGAGGAQ is encoded by the coding sequence ATGAAGAAAGCGTTCATTTTAGTCATGGTACTCGTTGCGGGTTTGATCTTTGCACAAGCGTTCTCCGATGTGCCTGTGAACCACTGGGCATATGAAGCTGTGACTGAGCTTGCCAAGCTCGGTATCATCTCAGGAATGCCTGATGGTACGTTTCAGGGAAACAACCCGATGACTCGCTACCAAGTCGCAGTCGCACTCAAAAAGCTCATAGACTATCTCACGAAGCGGATTTCAACTGCATCTCCAGCTGATCTACAGAATGCTTTGAGAAGAATATCTGCTCTGGAAGATCTAGTCAGCACAGCTATAAACAGGACTCAAAGACAAGGGGAACAGTTGGCTGTCACAGATCAAACTCTTCAAACTGTTTTGGCAGAAATTTCCAATTTGAAATCCACTATAGTTGAGATCTCTCAGGTAAGAAGGGACTTGCCAACCATGATCGCTGCTTCTGAAAGCAAGATGATGACGATGTACAATCAACTATCCTCGAAAGTAGCTGCAGTTGAGAAGAGTGTTTCTGAACTACAGGCTCAGATCTCTGCACAGATTATGTCGCAAGTCAAAGGCTCCATCGATGCGGTCAACGCGAAAGTGAGCGAAATCGATGGTAAACTCAACTCACTTTCCAATACACTCTCTTCGAGGATAGATGCTCTGTCGAAATCGCTCGACTCGACGAAGGCGGACTTAACGGCGCTGTCCAAGAGAGTCGATGGAGTGGAATCAAACCTGCAGGCTCTCACAACACTGAGAAAAGGTCTATCTGATCTTGAAGGTCGTGTTGCAGCGCTCGAAACAAAGGTTGCTTCCGATGTGGATGGTCTCAGAAAAGCATTGGACACAACCGCTCGTCAACTCGATGCGAGGTTGTCCTTGCTCGAAGGTCAAGTTGCTTCACTCGTCACGGACGTCGAGAAACTGAAGAAGGATGTCGCTGAAGCAACGAGCGCAGCAAAGAAAGTGGGTATTCTCGAAGGTAACGTTGGGACGTTGGCTGGCCAGATGACTTCACTGAGTCAGAAAGTGTCGCAGAACGAGCAGAACATTGCGAACCTATCCAAAAAGATCGACTCTAAACCTTGGATGAGCGACATCGAAGCTACGACGGTTGATCTATCCAAGAAGATCAGCGATGCTTACAACATGGGTTTGATAGGTATAATCGTTGGAGCAGCTGGTGCGGTCCTTGGAATCATCGGTTTGATGATGGCCGGTGCCGGCGGAGCGCAATGA
- a CDS encoding ABC transporter permease, with protein MILPIKKRIEQIEENADSPVLIGTYWQLVKRKFLRHRLAMFGLFSLIFVMFFSFVGPLFTNLSYEDMNLLARFRPPFTLKEHPFGTDELGRDVLVRLMYGGRISLIVGLAASLISTALGLAVGLVSGYFGGLLDRLLMRFVDVMLSIPLFPVLLILTMVFGPGMKNTIIVLSIFGWMGVSRLVRGVVLSLRESEYIMAARVLGTSKVKVLFKHILPNVVPITIVSMTLNLSYAILSESSLSYLGLGIQPPTPSWGNMLQRAMNYILTPTVTGRIAWWLIFFPGFMIFITVLSVNFVGDGLRDALDPRFVSEI; from the coding sequence ATGATCTTGCCCATCAAGAAGAGAATAGAGCAGATCGAGGAGAACGCAGACTCACCTGTACTGATTGGAACGTATTGGCAATTAGTCAAACGGAAGTTTTTGAGGCACAGACTCGCCATGTTTGGTCTGTTCTCCTTGATATTCGTCATGTTTTTCAGTTTCGTAGGGCCTCTGTTCACAAATTTATCTTACGAAGATATGAACCTTCTAGCCAGGTTTAGACCACCGTTCACTTTGAAAGAACATCCTTTCGGTACCGATGAGCTTGGACGAGATGTGCTAGTTAGGCTCATGTATGGTGGTAGGATTTCACTGATCGTTGGTCTTGCAGCTTCCTTGATCTCGACAGCTTTAGGACTCGCTGTAGGTTTGGTCTCTGGTTACTTCGGAGGCCTTCTGGACAGACTCTTGATGAGATTCGTTGATGTGATGCTTTCTATACCTTTGTTCCCTGTGCTCCTTATCCTCACCATGGTTTTTGGACCGGGTATGAAGAACACGATAATCGTTCTTTCTATCTTTGGTTGGATGGGCGTTTCAAGGTTAGTGAGGGGAGTAGTTTTGTCTCTCAGAGAGAGTGAATACATAATGGCAGCTCGCGTGCTCGGAACTAGCAAAGTTAAAGTGCTTTTCAAACACATCTTACCAAACGTCGTACCAATAACCATCGTCTCGATGACCTTGAACCTCTCCTATGCTATTCTTAGTGAATCCTCGTTGAGTTATCTTGGACTTGGAATTCAACCGCCCACACCTTCTTGGGGCAACATGCTTCAAAGGGCCATGAACTACATACTGACGCCGACGGTGACAGGTCGTATTGCATGGTGGCTCATTTTCTTTCCAGGTTTCATGATTTTCATAACGGTTTTGAGTGTGAATTTTGTGGGAGATGGATTGAGAGATGCGCTCGATCCTAGATTCGTCAGCGAAATCTGA
- a CDS encoding ABC transporter ATP-binding protein, whose translation MLLKVEKLKVGFKTNFGRIIPVDDVSFEMSTGEVVGLVGESGCGKTVTAYSIVRLLPKNAFIDTESHVWFGGIDLISLSEEELYKVRGKDIAMIFQEPMTSLNPVFTVGWQIQEVYELHERLEREEAELKTIDMLKKVKIPEPERRFKHYPHQFSGGMRQRVMIAMALACRPKLLIADEPTTALDVTIQAQILKLMLELKKHFGTSILLITHNLAVVAEMCDKVVVMYAGQVIEKSNVFDLFENPLHPYTKALLRAIPKIDQPGRSKLISIEGVVPHPMRYPKGCRFHPRCSEKLPICSQEPPRRIAVNPDHEVKCWLYDVGGK comes from the coding sequence GTGCTTTTGAAGGTCGAAAAGTTGAAAGTCGGCTTCAAGACCAACTTTGGGAGGATAATCCCAGTTGACGACGTGAGCTTTGAGATGAGCACAGGCGAAGTGGTGGGACTCGTTGGTGAATCTGGTTGTGGCAAAACTGTGACAGCGTATTCGATCGTTAGATTGCTCCCGAAAAACGCTTTCATCGATACCGAATCGCACGTTTGGTTCGGCGGGATAGATTTGATATCTCTCTCCGAAGAAGAGCTCTACAAAGTTAGGGGAAAGGATATAGCGATGATATTCCAAGAACCGATGACTTCGCTCAACCCAGTTTTCACCGTAGGATGGCAAATCCAGGAGGTATACGAGTTGCACGAAAGGTTAGAGAGAGAAGAAGCGGAATTGAAAACCATAGATATGCTCAAGAAAGTCAAGATACCAGAACCAGAGAGAAGGTTTAAACATTATCCACACCAGTTTTCTGGAGGGATGAGACAACGGGTCATGATAGCGATGGCACTGGCATGTCGGCCGAAATTGCTCATCGCAGATGAACCAACCACTGCCCTTGACGTCACCATACAAGCACAGATTCTCAAGCTCATGCTCGAATTGAAAAAGCATTTTGGAACATCGATCTTACTCATCACACACAACCTTGCCGTGGTTGCTGAAATGTGCGACAAAGTCGTAGTGATGTACGCAGGTCAAGTGATCGAAAAATCGAATGTATTCGATTTGTTTGAAAATCCTCTTCATCCTTACACGAAGGCACTTTTGAGAGCCATACCAAAAATAGATCAACCTGGTAGATCTAAACTCATTTCCATAGAAGGTGTGGTGCCGCATCCTATGAGGTATCCCAAAGGATGTCGTTTTCACCCGAGATGCTCAGAAAAACTGCCCATTTGTTCACAAGAACCACCCCGTAGGATCGCAGTCAATCCTGACCATGAAGTGAAGTGTTGGCTTTACGATGTTGGGGGAAAATGA
- a CDS encoding ATP-binding cassette domain-containing protein translates to MMLLKLDKLSKWFVLKRGLLGKSYLKAVDNVSFDLTKGEIFGLVGESGCGKTTLGRLIVRIYEPTSGKVIFYDDTAEVDLFKLSEKQFQPYRKKIQMIFQDPYGSLNPRLTVFQIVTEGLGSQYALKEKRELALQVLSEVGLRPEHLMRYPHEFSGGQRQRISIARALILKPQLLVCDEPVSALDVSVQAQVINLLMSLKERYGLTYLFIAHDLAVVKHVSDKIGIMYLGKIVEIARSDDIFSKPLHPYTKALISSVPIPNPKLRKLHIVEPIQGEISSPIDPPNACLFAPRCPYAMKVCLEQPPELKAVDGSHRVACFLY, encoded by the coding sequence ATGATGTTGTTGAAGCTCGATAAGTTGAGCAAGTGGTTCGTTTTGAAGAGAGGTCTTCTAGGAAAGTCTTACCTCAAAGCCGTTGACAACGTTTCTTTCGATCTCACGAAAGGTGAAATTTTTGGCCTGGTTGGTGAATCTGGTTGTGGAAAAACAACGCTGGGAAGATTGATCGTTCGTATCTACGAACCAACTTCAGGTAAGGTGATTTTTTACGACGATACCGCAGAAGTGGATCTATTCAAACTGAGTGAAAAGCAGTTTCAACCGTATCGAAAGAAGATACAGATGATTTTTCAAGACCCTTACGGTTCGTTGAACCCACGACTCACTGTTTTTCAAATCGTTACGGAAGGGCTCGGTTCACAATACGCACTGAAGGAAAAAAGAGAGCTCGCACTGCAAGTACTGAGCGAAGTTGGTTTAAGACCGGAGCATTTGATGAGATATCCTCACGAATTTTCAGGTGGTCAGAGGCAAAGAATAAGCATAGCTAGAGCACTCATACTGAAACCACAGCTCCTTGTGTGCGACGAACCTGTTTCGGCACTCGATGTCTCTGTCCAAGCGCAAGTAATAAATTTACTCATGTCCTTGAAAGAGAGATACGGCTTGACTTACCTTTTCATCGCACACGATCTTGCTGTTGTGAAACATGTCAGCGACAAAATAGGCATTATGTATCTTGGAAAAATTGTAGAAATAGCCAGAAGCGATGATATCTTCTCCAAGCCTTTGCATCCTTATACGAAAGCGCTCATATCGTCTGTCCCTATACCCAATCCGAAATTGAGGAAATTGCACATCGTAGAACCAATCCAAGGTGAGATCAGCTCTCCTATAGACCCACCGAACGCGTGTCTTTTCGCTCCAAGATGTCCGTATGCCATGAAAGTGTGTTTGGAACAGCCGCCAGAGCTCAAGGCTGTCGATGGTTCACACCGCGTAGCATGCTTCTTATATTAA
- a CDS encoding ABC transporter permease, with amino-acid sequence MKRYLIVRMIELVPVFFLISLIVFIILNAMPGDPLLYARMENPRAVLRDPQRIAELRKYYHLDDPLPIRYVFWLISFLKGDLGYSSMYKQPVLQIILKRLPHTLLLTITAWLIGLIVAFPIGIYSALRKYSFFDYFFTVLAFVGISLPTFWFALMGIIVFSLWLKWFPISGVQTYGVTGFWNVFVDRLKHLALPSLVLGLVQVAYWVRYIRTALLEVLDQDYIRTAYAKGANERRVVLKHALRNAMIPIITIIALDIPYFFGGALIIETVFAWPGMGRLIYEAVLASDYNLAINCLMFIAIVTLLSNLLADVLYAVVDPRIRLGEKAV; translated from the coding sequence ATGAAACGCTATTTGATCGTAAGAATGATAGAGCTCGTACCCGTGTTCTTCTTGATCTCACTCATCGTCTTCATCATCTTGAACGCCATGCCAGGCGATCCCCTACTCTATGCGAGGATGGAAAATCCCAGGGCTGTTCTGAGAGATCCACAGAGGATAGCAGAGTTGAGAAAGTATTATCACTTGGATGATCCGCTACCGATAAGGTATGTGTTCTGGTTGATCAGTTTTTTGAAGGGTGATCTGGGTTATTCTTCCATGTACAAACAGCCTGTTTTACAGATAATTCTGAAAAGGCTACCACACACGTTGCTCCTAACGATCACCGCTTGGCTCATAGGTTTGATCGTCGCTTTTCCGATAGGAATCTATTCAGCCTTGAGAAAATATTCTTTCTTCGACTATTTCTTCACAGTACTTGCTTTCGTAGGTATTTCTCTGCCGACGTTCTGGTTCGCCTTGATGGGCATCATAGTTTTTTCTTTGTGGCTCAAGTGGTTCCCAATCTCAGGTGTTCAAACCTACGGTGTCACAGGTTTTTGGAATGTTTTTGTCGACAGGTTGAAGCACCTCGCACTGCCTTCACTAGTCCTCGGCTTGGTGCAGGTAGCTTACTGGGTTAGATACATAAGAACTGCCTTGCTCGAAGTGCTAGATCAAGACTACATAAGAACTGCCTATGCTAAAGGTGCGAATGAGCGTAGAGTAGTGTTGAAACACGCACTTCGGAACGCAATGATACCGATCATAACGATCATAGCACTGGACATACCTTACTTTTTTGGAGGTGCACTCATAATCGAAACCGTTTTTGCGTGGCCAGGTATGGGTAGGTTGATCTACGAAGCCGTGCTGGCGAGCGATTACAATTTGGCAATAAACTGTCTCATGTTCATCGCCATTGTTACGCTGTTGAGCAATTTGCTTGCTGATGTGCTCTACGCCGTTGTCGATCCAAGAATCAGACTCGGTGAAAAGGCGGTGTGA
- a CDS encoding M14 family zinc carboxypeptidase: protein MFEKLIEKIPDYKRFFRVKEFDQHTDDLVRHHPETVEVFVGGYSRKGHPIKVIKIGEGSKTALLFGCPHPNEPIGAMMLDFLCEELTVNEDLRNHFDYTWYIVKVIDPDGTKLNEGWFSNPQSIRSYAEHFYRPPGYLQVEWTFPVDYKTLHFHNPLPETQVLMKLIEKHKPSFMYSLHNAGFGGVYYYISDDAPNLYENFHRIPHEFGVPLALGEPEVPYLKAFARAVYKLSPITEEYDYLEKHSNVDPAMIIKAGASSDEYASRIADTFSLVCEVPYYYDPRIEDTSETNMSRKESRLISWERSKQNLEFVKENFELCLSKVDVSFSPFCETLKNYVETGPKHLEAERNWIETDQQLLRRATVAEVFDSTCVTVFYQCLVLGMLRRLYNEALNIKQDEHLLERKRIIDTNFDEKIEYLEKNLNYRAIPIKHLIAIQLLAGLYTADYVQNLRR, encoded by the coding sequence GTGTTTGAAAAATTGATCGAGAAGATCCCAGATTACAAGAGATTCTTCAGGGTCAAAGAATTTGATCAGCACACCGATGATCTTGTGAGGCACCATCCTGAAACAGTTGAAGTCTTTGTGGGAGGGTACTCGAGGAAAGGTCATCCAATAAAGGTCATCAAAATAGGTGAAGGTTCAAAGACAGCCCTTCTGTTCGGCTGTCCTCACCCCAACGAACCTATAGGTGCTATGATGCTAGATTTTCTCTGTGAGGAACTCACCGTGAATGAGGATCTGAGAAACCATTTCGATTACACCTGGTACATCGTGAAAGTGATAGATCCAGACGGTACTAAACTGAACGAAGGTTGGTTTTCGAATCCACAATCTATAAGATCCTACGCTGAGCATTTCTATAGACCACCTGGATATCTCCAAGTGGAATGGACGTTTCCTGTCGATTACAAAACGCTCCATTTCCACAACCCATTGCCAGAAACACAGGTGCTCATGAAACTCATCGAAAAGCATAAACCATCTTTCATGTACTCACTCCACAACGCGGGGTTCGGAGGTGTGTACTATTACATCTCGGATGATGCCCCAAACCTCTATGAAAATTTTCATCGGATTCCTCATGAATTTGGGGTACCACTCGCCCTAGGGGAACCAGAAGTACCGTACTTGAAAGCTTTCGCTCGAGCCGTTTACAAACTTTCTCCTATCACGGAAGAGTACGATTATTTGGAAAAACATTCCAACGTAGATCCAGCCATGATCATAAAAGCTGGAGCGAGTTCTGACGAATATGCTAGCAGAATAGCAGATACCTTTTCTTTGGTGTGTGAAGTACCATACTATTATGATCCAAGAATAGAAGATACTTCTGAAACGAATATGAGTAGAAAAGAATCGAGGCTCATATCTTGGGAAAGATCGAAGCAAAACTTGGAGTTCGTCAAGGAAAACTTTGAGCTCTGTCTGAGTAAGGTAGATGTCAGCTTTTCTCCATTCTGCGAAACGCTGAAAAACTACGTTGAAACCGGTCCTAAGCATCTCGAAGCCGAGAGGAACTGGATAGAGACGGACCAACAACTGTTGAGGAGGGCCACGGTGGCAGAGGTCTTCGACAGTACGTGTGTAACGGTATTCTATCAGTGTTTAGTGCTGGGAATGCTTCGCAGGCTCTACAATGAGGCTTTAAACATCAAGCAAGATGAACATCTTTTAGAAAGAAAGCGCATTATCGATACGAATTTTGATGAAAAGATAGAATATCTAGAAAAAAACTTGAACTATCGAGCCATCCCAATAAAACATTTGATTGCGATTCAGCTCCTCGCGGGGTTGTACACAGCTGACTATGTTCAGAACCTGCGGAGGTAA
- a CDS encoding serpin family protein encodes MRKTWLLLASFLLLGLCFAIDASDSVNLFGIDLYKTLASKDGNIFFSPFSLSTALAMTYLGANGKTAEQMGQVLHFKENVNIHESFSKLIASLNEPSQNYKLSVANALWLQKNYPLLQSFLDAVERYYKAPVNIVDFVNELGNSVRKINAWIEEKTDKKIKDMITENDVDSLTRLILTNAIYFKGVWEVPFDPSRTEKDLFYIDETTSVEVNMMKLTAMFKYFEDEEAQILQLPYAGGRFSMVIVLPKKSVKLSDVEKRFSLQKLMHWLQSLEVLEVQVYLPRFKVEQRFSLKEVLTKMGMVDAFTDSADFSKMDGTKMLKIQNVIHQAFVEVNEEGTEAAAATAVIIGIKMGPKIPIIFKVDRPFLFFIYEKSNNVILFMGRVMKP; translated from the coding sequence ATGAGAAAAACTTGGTTGCTGCTTGCAAGTTTTTTGTTGCTCGGTCTCTGTTTTGCAATCGACGCATCAGATTCGGTGAATCTCTTTGGAATCGATCTGTACAAAACGTTGGCGAGTAAGGATGGAAACATTTTCTTTTCTCCGTTCAGTTTGAGCACAGCCTTGGCCATGACATATCTAGGTGCAAACGGTAAAACGGCGGAACAGATGGGTCAAGTGCTTCATTTCAAAGAGAATGTAAACATCCATGAAAGCTTTTCGAAACTCATCGCTTCACTCAATGAACCTTCACAAAATTACAAGCTTTCTGTTGCTAACGCGTTGTGGTTGCAGAAGAATTATCCATTGCTCCAATCTTTTCTCGACGCGGTGGAAAGATACTACAAGGCACCAGTCAACATCGTAGATTTTGTGAATGAATTAGGAAATTCTGTTCGAAAAATCAACGCATGGATCGAAGAAAAAACCGACAAGAAGATCAAAGATATGATCACAGAAAACGATGTGGATAGCTTGACCAGATTGATCCTCACCAACGCCATTTATTTCAAAGGTGTATGGGAAGTTCCATTCGATCCATCACGAACCGAGAAGGATCTTTTCTATATCGATGAAACCACATCTGTAGAAGTGAACATGATGAAATTGACGGCTATGTTCAAATATTTCGAAGATGAAGAGGCGCAAATCTTGCAGCTTCCATACGCCGGTGGGAGATTCTCCATGGTGATCGTTCTACCAAAGAAGAGCGTGAAATTGAGCGACGTTGAAAAAAGATTTTCACTTCAGAAGTTGATGCACTGGTTGCAGAGTCTCGAAGTCCTAGAAGTACAAGTATATTTGCCGAGGTTCAAAGTGGAACAGCGATTTTCCCTGAAGGAAGTTTTAACGAAGATGGGCATGGTGGACGCGTTCACCGATTCTGCTGATTTTTCCAAAATGGACGGAACTAAAATGCTGAAGATCCAAAATGTCATCCATCAAGCTTTCGTTGAAGTGAACGAAGAAGGAACGGAGGCAGCTGCCGCAACGGCTGTGATCATTGGGATCAAGATGGGCCCAAAAATTCCCATCATTTTCAAGGTTGACAGACCTTTCTTGTTCTTCATCTATGAAAAGTCTAACAACGTCATCCTGTTCATGGGGAGGGTGATGAAACCTTAA
- a CDS encoding peptide ABC transporter substrate-binding protein, whose translation MKKVPFLVLTLLACTIFAQISLQEAAPVIQKLGILQKIDDSPLSYDEFRAAVAKAFPGKENLVKKGSEPVLRKDFILILVKVLGLEQEAAKFKEICTLANDEDKVPPESVGAFTLAFRSDRQLLDYRYGHLLEPFSPITKAEAARSFYMALYPPKRGGTITTAVVANPKGFNTLFTSSGLTWTICNIIGDGYTGTDDNGFYHPRMIKRLPSLENGLIKINPNGSVSITFELRKGMKWHDGHPVTARDAKFQWEVMISDAPITSNYFEKLVQRVDVIDDYTFTIHLPHPVPGMELGSSVYAYYYGWFQLPEHIFREDFEKAKATGKWDEFVQKVMFNPIMTGPYKFKEYVEGQYIVLEAFDGYYMGRPNIDRIVMKIIPDQDVIFASTLKGEIDFGRYTLNLQQSLQLQKEKGDIFNVYFTPNVALWTLDLNFRDPNDLSKPHPLFSDVRVRQAMLYAIDRQQLNEVVFQGLGRIVDTWITELHIMRDALKSNKIKKYPYDPKKAEQLLTEAGWKKNRQGLLEKDGKIFEFTMIAGAGNPQTELMAQLIQAMLKKVGISMKIELKPPLVIWEEAPMGKFDAWLTGWGYGVSDEALNYWGSDMIPSEENNWGGTNYTGWSNPRNDELMRLMAKEVDYKKRVQLYEEHFALWTNDLPVLPLISDPTPHFAKKYIKSFNSTYDSGLGWIIYNWYIDTEQR comes from the coding sequence ATGAAAAAAGTACCTTTCTTGGTGCTAACTCTGCTTGCCTGCACGATCTTTGCGCAAATCAGTCTTCAGGAAGCTGCGCCTGTGATTCAAAAACTCGGAATTTTGCAAAAGATCGACGATTCGCCTCTTAGTTACGATGAATTTCGAGCGGCGGTAGCGAAGGCATTCCCGGGTAAAGAAAACTTGGTCAAAAAGGGTTCCGAACCTGTTCTGAGGAAAGATTTCATCTTGATTTTGGTGAAGGTACTCGGTCTTGAACAAGAGGCAGCTAAATTCAAAGAAATATGCACGCTCGCCAACGATGAAGATAAAGTTCCACCAGAATCGGTCGGAGCATTCACCCTCGCATTCAGAAGTGACAGACAACTTTTGGATTATCGTTATGGACACCTGCTCGAACCCTTCTCGCCCATCACGAAAGCCGAGGCTGCAAGATCTTTCTACATGGCCCTTTATCCACCGAAGCGGGGAGGAACAATAACGACGGCGGTTGTAGCTAACCCGAAAGGTTTCAACACGCTCTTCACTTCCTCTGGTTTGACTTGGACTATATGCAACATCATTGGTGATGGCTACACCGGAACCGATGACAATGGGTTCTATCATCCAAGGATGATCAAAAGACTTCCAAGTTTAGAAAATGGTTTGATCAAGATCAATCCAAACGGATCGGTGAGCATAACCTTTGAGTTGAGGAAGGGTATGAAGTGGCACGATGGTCATCCTGTAACGGCACGCGATGCCAAATTCCAATGGGAAGTGATGATTTCAGATGCACCCATCACATCGAACTATTTTGAAAAATTGGTCCAACGTGTGGACGTCATAGATGATTACACCTTCACGATACATCTGCCACATCCGGTACCTGGCATGGAGCTTGGTTCCTCAGTCTATGCGTATTACTACGGTTGGTTCCAGTTACCCGAGCACATCTTCAGAGAAGATTTCGAAAAGGCTAAAGCGACTGGCAAGTGGGATGAATTCGTGCAGAAAGTTATGTTCAATCCGATCATGACTGGTCCTTACAAGTTCAAAGAGTACGTCGAAGGCCAATACATAGTTTTGGAAGCTTTTGATGGATACTACATGGGTAGACCAAACATCGATCGAATAGTCATGAAAATCATACCAGATCAAGACGTGATATTCGCTTCTACTCTGAAGGGCGAGATCGATTTTGGAAGATACACACTCAATTTGCAGCAGAGTCTGCAACTTCAGAAAGAGAAAGGTGACATCTTCAACGTTTACTTCACACCCAACGTGGCACTTTGGACGCTGGATTTGAATTTCAGAGATCCAAACGATCTGTCCAAACCACACCCACTGTTCTCAGATGTTAGAGTCAGGCAAGCCATGCTGTATGCGATCGATAGGCAACAACTTAACGAAGTTGTCTTCCAAGGTCTTGGTCGGATAGTAGATACGTGGATCACCGAGCTTCACATCATGAGAGATGCTTTGAAGAGCAACAAGATAAAGAAGTATCCGTACGATCCAAAGAAAGCTGAGCAGTTGCTCACAGAAGCTGGATGGAAGAAGAACAGACAGGGTTTACTCGAAAAGGATGGAAAAATCTTTGAGTTCACGATGATCGCTGGAGCAGGTAACCCACAGACGGAGTTGATGGCCCAGCTCATTCAAGCGATGTTGAAAAAGGTTGGCATTTCGATGAAAATAGAATTGAAACCGCCGTTGGTGATTTGGGAAGAAGCTCCCATGGGTAAGTTCGACGCGTGGCTCACCGGTTGGGGATATGGGGTGAGCGATGAGGCGTTGAACTACTGGGGTAGCGACATGATTCCTTCTGAAGAGAACAACTGGGGTGGAACCAACTACACTGGTTGGTCTAATCCAAGGAACGATGAATTGATGCGACTGATGGCTAAGGAAGTCGATTACAAGAAGAGGGTACAACTTTACGAAGAACATTTCGCACTCTGGACGAACGATTTACCAGTTCTACCACTCATTTCTGATCCTACCCCACATTTTGCTAAGAAATACATAAAGAGTTTCAATTCCACGTATGATAGCGGTCTTGGATGGATCATTTACAACTGGTACATCGACACTGAACAACGCTGA
- a CDS encoding alpha/beta hydrolase, producing MKAFLLWSVVFSVIFLLSIDPLKAVEGEKFLDRSLYDFETIDGLKIAYQKVGDGPEVLILIHGFMGNSTNFEYLFDLLRNDLTLIAVDLPGFGLSEKNIKKPLSRRYMAQTVAKLAEKLNLDHYHVLGHSMGSEVAMWLALDDPARVKSLILLDSPICLSERNSIPNNIFTKVGLRLIFMNYNFQKKVFKDMLINEQNFDEKYFLKNYYLAYQTPMEVIFNLAENQDTPQLRENIGKISVPTFIIWGEKDEVTPLKSAECLLSAVKAKLLVIPDAGHLPMIDQPHAVARAIEGIIFSSISNRP from the coding sequence ATGAAAGCGTTTCTATTGTGGTCTGTGGTTTTCTCCGTGATCTTTTTACTCTCGATAGACCCTTTGAAAGCGGTGGAGGGAGAAAAGTTTCTCGATCGATCGCTCTACGATTTTGAAACTATCGACGGTTTAAAAATAGCTTACCAAAAGGTGGGAGACGGACCTGAGGTTTTGATCCTGATCCACGGTTTTATGGGTAACTCGACGAATTTCGAGTATCTTTTTGATCTGCTGAGAAACGATCTCACATTGATCGCCGTTGACTTACCAGGTTTTGGGTTGAGCGAGAAAAATATCAAAAAACCATTGTCAAGAAGGTACATGGCACAAACAGTGGCAAAACTGGCTGAAAAGCTGAATTTGGATCATTACCATGTACTCGGTCATTCGATGGGTTCAGAAGTCGCAATGTGGTTGGCTTTGGATGATCCAGCCAGAGTGAAATCCTTGATTTTGCTCGACAGCCCAATATGCCTTTCTGAAAGAAATTCTATTCCAAACAACATCTTCACGAAAGTCGGTTTGAGACTCATCTTTATGAATTACAATTTCCAGAAAAAAGTTTTCAAAGATATGCTGATAAACGAGCAGAACTTCGATGAGAAATATTTTCTGAAGAATTACTACCTCGCCTATCAAACCCCCATGGAAGTCATCTTCAATTTGGCTGAAAATCAGGATACGCCTCAACTCAGAGAAAACATTGGAAAAATTTCCGTTCCTACGTTCATCATTTGGGGGGAGAAAGACGAAGTGACCCCTTTGAAGAGTGCAGAATGTTTACTGAGTGCTGTCAAGGCCAAACTTTTAGTGATACCGGATGCAGGACATCTACCGATGATCGATCAACCTCACGCTGTGGCCAGAGCGATTGAAGGTATCATTTTCTCATCGATTTCTAATCGACCGTGA